In one window of Gemmatimonadaceae bacterium DNA:
- the odhB gene encoding 2-oxoglutarate dehydrogenase complex dihydrolipoyllysine-residue succinyltransferase, with amino-acid sequence MSSIKVPPLGESIVEATVSRWLKQEGDAIAPGDTIVELETDKITVEVPAVEAGVLVRRLKQEGDVVTVGESLGETATGGTPVVPAVAAPTPGPATTADSAMASAPKVSPAAVRLATESGINLAEVTGTGRGGVISKSDVIEQQVAAPVVDVPATAVTVPSTAAAVAAVRETREKMTTRRRRIAENLLQSQQATAHLTTFNEIDMSAISALRERLKERVEKEQGVKLSFMPFFAKAACLALKAYPVVNAHIDGDAIVYKHYVNMGIAVASDAGLVVPNIKDADAKSIVDIGKDIGAVAKRARDGKLSMDDLTGGTFTITNGGVFGSLVSTPIINYPQAGILGLHKIQDRPVAVNGQVVIRPMMYIALSYDHRIIDGQQAVLFLVRVKELMEDPAAMLVV; translated from the coding sequence ATGTCGTCCATCAAAGTTCCCCCACTCGGCGAGTCCATCGTCGAGGCGACGGTTTCGCGCTGGCTCAAGCAGGAAGGCGACGCCATTGCGCCCGGCGACACCATCGTCGAGCTCGAGACCGACAAGATCACGGTGGAGGTGCCAGCCGTTGAAGCCGGGGTGCTGGTGCGACGCCTCAAACAGGAAGGCGACGTGGTGACGGTAGGGGAAAGCCTGGGCGAGACCGCGACTGGCGGGACCCCGGTGGTGCCAGCAGTGGCGGCCCCGACTCCGGGCCCAGCGACAACCGCCGACTCAGCGATGGCGTCGGCGCCGAAGGTCTCGCCGGCCGCGGTGCGTCTGGCCACCGAAAGCGGGATCAATCTCGCCGAAGTGACCGGTACGGGCCGTGGTGGGGTCATCTCCAAGTCCGATGTGATTGAACAACAGGTCGCGGCACCTGTAGTCGACGTACCAGCAACGGCCGTTACGGTACCATCAACCGCAGCAGCAGTCGCCGCCGTTCGCGAAACCCGCGAAAAGATGACCACGCGTCGTCGTCGCATCGCCGAGAATCTGCTGCAGTCGCAACAGGCCACGGCACATCTCACCACCTTCAATGAGATCGACATGAGCGCGATCTCGGCGCTCCGTGAACGATTGAAGGAGCGGGTGGAGAAGGAGCAGGGCGTGAAGCTGTCGTTCATGCCGTTCTTTGCCAAGGCCGCGTGCCTGGCGCTCAAGGCCTATCCCGTGGTGAACGCGCACATCGACGGCGATGCGATTGTGTACAAGCACTACGTGAACATGGGTATCGCGGTGGCCAGCGACGCCGGACTGGTGGTGCCGAACATCAAGGACGCCGACGCGAAGAGCATCGTCGACATCGGTAAGGACATCGGCGCGGTCGCCAAACGCGCGCGCGACGGCAAGTTGTCGATGGATGATCTCACCGGCGGCACGTTCACCATCACCAACGGTGGCGTATTCGGGTCACTGGTGTCCACGCCCATCATCAACTATCCGCAGGCCGGCATTCTGGGGCTGCACAAAATCCAGGACCGTCCGGTGGCGGTGAACGGACAGGTCGTGATCCGGCCCATGATGTACATCGCGCTGTCGTACGATCACCGCATCATTGACGGGCAGCAGGCGGTGCTGTTTCTGGTGCGCGTGAAGGAGCTGATGGAAGATCCGGCGGCGATGCTGGTGGTTTGA
- a CDS encoding PH domain-containing protein produces the protein MTTTLDQPRVYHISIWRYLVLWWVLGPFLVLGIAFTFSADQGLKLGGIVVALIMSLLLLGWHWLAGRSRLEVSSRGVRLRELGGKLEVAWPEIIDMRTDRGHEGFITAQAMDNVGARRLAATAGPMQMHDASDLQLIGEHRFVPIKAFAVHLHRGDLRNNIAQCAPHLNTALAALDTPPTTRVPTSPAIRRRNWQIAGIIAAAAAFTPVLIVAGERSQLWFFTVANAAMSPFITLGAGYSAWRMLKGKQYLLGVLVALLALVMAGRTAVAWTQLHQLAQHTP, from the coding sequence ATGACCACGACCCTCGACCAACCTCGCGTTTATCACATCAGCATCTGGCGCTATCTGGTGCTCTGGTGGGTGTTGGGACCGTTCCTCGTCCTTGGCATCGCGTTCACCTTCTCGGCGGACCAAGGGCTCAAACTCGGCGGCATCGTCGTGGCGCTCATCATGTCGCTGCTGCTGTTGGGCTGGCATTGGCTGGCCGGCCGGTCGCGCCTTGAAGTCTCATCGCGCGGCGTGCGGTTGCGTGAGCTGGGCGGCAAGCTGGAAGTTGCCTGGCCGGAGATCATTGATATGCGCACCGACCGCGGTCACGAAGGGTTCATCACCGCTCAGGCAATGGACAACGTCGGTGCCCGTCGACTGGCCGCGACTGCCGGACCTATGCAGATGCATGACGCATCGGACCTGCAACTAATCGGCGAGCATCGTTTCGTGCCCATCAAGGCATTCGCCGTGCATCTGCATCGCGGCGATCTGCGCAACAACATTGCGCAGTGTGCGCCGCACCTGAACACCGCATTGGCGGCGTTGGACACCCCGCCGACAACTCGTGTGCCGACGTCTCCAGCCATCCGTCGAAGGAATTGGCAGATCGCGGGCATCATAGCCGCCGCCGCCGCATTCACGCCGGTACTCATCGTCGCCGGCGAGCGCTCCCAACTGTGGTTCTTCACCGTGGCCAATGCGGCTATGAGCCCATTCATCACCCTGGGCGCCGGCTACTCGGCGTGGCGAATGCTCAAGGGAAAACAGTACCTGCTTGGGGTGCTGGTCGCGCTGTTGGCACTGGTGATGGCAGGGCGAACCGCCGTGGCATGGACGCAGCTCCATCAGCTGGCGCAGCACACCCCGTAA
- the lpdA gene encoding dihydrolipoyl dehydrogenase: MPDVLVLGGGPGGYVASIRAAQLGLSVTCIESDATLGGTCVNVGCIPSKALLQSSEHYEWLRLHAAEHGIKVDGASVDLAAMMARKRDVVAQNTKGVEFLFRKNKVTWAKGFGTLKAGNVIDVRAADGSVTSLQGNSVIIATGSVPVELPFLRFDERRVLSNVGALSIPEVPKHLIVVGGGVIGLELGSVWRRLGARVTVVEYAPTILPGNDAELVREADKIFRKQGLEIHTGTKVTGADVRNDGVTIHVERDGVTSSIDGDYVLVSVGRKPLMHGVDAAALGLALGARGEIAVDSQQRTNLPNVFAIGDVCGGKLLAHKAEEEGVIAAEVIAGKPVHMHHRTMPGIVYTWPEIATVGLSEEEVKASGRAYRIGKFPFSANGRARTMGETQGFVKFVVDRDTDEILGAHMIGPNVADLLAEVVLAMEYRGSAEDIGITVHSHPTLSETVKEAALAALGRAIHY; encoded by the coding sequence ATGCCCGACGTTCTGGTCCTTGGCGGCGGCCCTGGCGGCTATGTCGCGAGTATTCGCGCGGCCCAGTTGGGGCTCTCGGTCACTTGCATCGAATCCGATGCCACGCTGGGCGGCACGTGCGTCAATGTGGGCTGCATCCCGTCCAAGGCGCTGCTGCAGAGCTCTGAGCACTACGAGTGGCTGCGACTGCACGCGGCCGAACACGGCATCAAGGTGGACGGTGCCTCCGTCGATCTGGCGGCGATGATGGCGCGGAAGCGCGACGTCGTGGCGCAGAACACCAAGGGTGTCGAGTTCCTGTTTCGCAAAAACAAGGTGACGTGGGCCAAGGGATTTGGCACCCTCAAGGCCGGCAATGTCATTGACGTGCGTGCGGCCGACGGCAGCGTGACGTCGTTGCAGGGCAATTCGGTAATCATCGCCACGGGCTCGGTGCCGGTGGAGTTGCCGTTCCTCAGGTTCGACGAACGGCGCGTGCTCTCCAACGTGGGCGCACTGTCCATTCCCGAAGTGCCGAAACACCTGATCGTGGTGGGTGGCGGGGTGATCGGGCTGGAACTCGGATCGGTGTGGCGTCGACTGGGCGCCAGAGTCACGGTGGTTGAGTACGCGCCGACTATTCTGCCGGGCAACGACGCAGAGTTGGTGCGCGAAGCCGACAAGATCTTCCGCAAGCAGGGTCTGGAGATCCACACGGGCACCAAGGTGACCGGTGCCGATGTGCGCAACGATGGCGTGACCATTCACGTGGAACGCGATGGGGTGACATCGTCAATTGACGGTGACTATGTGCTGGTGTCGGTGGGCCGCAAGCCGCTGATGCATGGCGTGGACGCCGCCGCGCTTGGCTTGGCGTTGGGTGCGCGCGGTGAGATTGCGGTGGACAGTCAGCAGCGCACCAATCTTCCCAATGTGTTTGCCATTGGTGACGTGTGCGGCGGGAAGCTGCTGGCGCACAAGGCCGAAGAGGAAGGCGTGATTGCGGCCGAAGTGATTGCCGGCAAGCCGGTGCACATGCATCACCGCACGATGCCCGGCATTGTGTACACGTGGCCCGAGATTGCCACGGTGGGCCTGAGCGAGGAGGAAGTGAAGGCCAGTGGCCGCGCTTATCGCATTGGCAAGTTTCCCTTCAGCGCCAACGGTCGCGCGCGCACGATGGGCGAAACGCAGGGCTTCGTGAAGTTCGTGGTGGACCGTGACACCGACGAGATTCTCGGCGCCCACATGATTGGCCCCAATGTCGCCGACCTGCTGGCGGAAGTGGTGCTGGCCATGGAGTATCGTGGCAGCGCCGAAGACATCGGCATCACGGTACACTCACATCCGACGCTGTCGGAGACCGTGAAGGAAGCGGCGCTGGCGGCGCTAGGAAGAGCGATACACTACTGA
- a CDS encoding RNA polymerase sigma factor, whose translation MTGSPDVAEDILQTSFIKAYHHLGEVRGRFDAWLFRIVANGCKDWLKNIRRTHLSYDEDDQASGYATPDEDLDRTELRQDLDEALAQLAPSLREAFIMKHVEGRSYEEMADLLGTTVGALKMRVHRAREALQALLEERYA comes from the coding sequence ATGACGGGCAGTCCCGACGTAGCCGAGGACATTCTCCAGACGTCGTTCATCAAGGCCTATCACCATCTGGGTGAAGTCCGTGGACGATTCGACGCCTGGCTATTCCGGATCGTGGCAAACGGGTGCAAGGACTGGCTGAAGAACATTCGGCGCACGCACCTGAGTTACGACGAGGATGACCAAGCCTCCGGCTACGCGACGCCCGATGAGGATCTTGACCGCACGGAACTGCGGCAGGACCTCGACGAAGCCCTCGCGCAGCTGGCCCCGTCACTTCGCGAAGCCTTCATCATGAAGCATGTGGAAGGGCGTTCGTACGAAGAGATGGCGGACCTTCTGGGAACCACTGTGGGAGCACTGAAGATGCGCGTGCATCGGGCACGTGAAGCCCTTCAGGCCCTGCTCGAGGAGAGATACGCCTGA
- a CDS encoding CoA transferase, with protein sequence MKTLPLEGIRVLDFTRVLAGPLCTMMLGDLGAQVIKVERPENGDDTRGWGPPFAADGQSAYFRSTNRNKLSIALNLKDMDDNAVARSLVKSADIVIDNYLPEALSSYGLDKGAELASNTKLIWCTISGFGPGSDRPGYDYVVQAEAGWMAINGPEAGPPMKTGVALADVITGKDAAVAILAALAGRDAGRPIERQINISLNHSATAALVNVAQNALVSGTDAKRWGNAHPNLVPYQLFAAADRALVMAVGTDAQWTAAAQAIGLDALAADPDLARNAGRLAQRERVVTAIADRLRTQPAALWMARLQAARVPCGLVRTVREAIADYPASPVTGIASVTGGQIRYAPPSLDQHGELIRQNHWSVFDHVPILAEGDV encoded by the coding sequence ATGAAGACACTTCCGCTGGAAGGAATTCGCGTACTCGATTTTACTCGGGTTCTCGCCGGACCGCTCTGCACGATGATGCTCGGCGACCTCGGCGCTCAGGTGATCAAAGTCGAACGACCCGAAAACGGCGACGACACCCGCGGATGGGGGCCCCCGTTCGCCGCCGATGGGCAGTCGGCCTACTTCCGGAGCACCAATCGCAACAAACTGTCCATCGCACTCAACCTGAAAGATATGGACGACAATGCGGTCGCCAGGTCGCTGGTCAAGAGTGCTGATATTGTGATAGACAACTATCTTCCAGAGGCACTGTCTAGTTACGGGCTTGATAAAGGCGCTGAACTGGCCTCAAATACGAAGCTTATTTGGTGTACCATTTCGGGCTTCGGACCCGGCAGCGACCGACCAGGCTACGATTACGTCGTACAGGCGGAGGCCGGTTGGATGGCCATCAATGGACCTGAAGCCGGACCGCCAATGAAAACCGGTGTGGCGCTCGCTGACGTGATCACGGGCAAAGACGCCGCCGTGGCGATTTTGGCCGCACTGGCTGGCCGCGATGCCGGGCGCCCAATCGAGCGGCAGATCAACATTTCGCTGAATCACAGTGCGACGGCGGCGCTGGTGAATGTCGCGCAGAACGCCCTCGTTTCCGGCACGGACGCCAAACGCTGGGGCAACGCTCATCCCAATCTGGTGCCGTATCAGCTGTTCGCGGCGGCCGATCGCGCACTGGTGATGGCCGTGGGAACTGATGCCCAGTGGACTGCAGCCGCCCAGGCCATCGGCTTGGATGCATTGGCTGCCGATCCGGACCTGGCGAGGAATGCGGGTCGGCTGGCGCAGCGCGAACGGGTGGTGACCGCCATCGCCGATCGGCTTCGCACCCAGCCCGCCGCTCTGTGGATGGCGCGCCTCCAGGCCGCCCGGGTTCCGTGCGGCTTGGTGCGCACCGTGCGCGAGGCGATTGCCGACTACCCGGCGTCACCAGTGACGGGGATTGCCTCGGTGACCGGAGGGCAGATTCGGTACGCACCGCCGTCGCTGGACCAGCACGGCGAATTGATTCGCCAAAATCACTGGAGTGTTTTCGACCACGTGCCGATACTGGCCGAAGGGGACGTGTGA
- a CDS encoding ArgE/DapE family deacylase encodes MPSRFPLDAIALTEALVAIDSRNPRLVAGAPGEGACARFLASVLSGWGFAVSVTDVAPGRPNVLARIGPSGRTPLVLNGHLDVVGTDGMMHAPFDPITDGDRLYGRGATDMKGGIAAMCVAAARAATRGALVSEVIVAAVCDEEFESIGTRALLADGLQATGAIVTEPTRLAVCPAHKGFAWIELVFHGHAAHGSRYDVGVDAIRHAGLLLAALDQFEHRTLSARRHPLLGRPSLHAAMIEGGTGWSTYAEQCTLRIERRTIPGESGHDALAEIDALCASLAESHPTFRVTSQIAFAQPPSDLAVDAPLTRAVVTAAAADGYQAPIEGLSCWTDAALFNAAGIPALCFGPGDIARAHSAQEWVERSQIERAAQVLEQVCAGWGRTS; translated from the coding sequence ATGCCCTCCCGATTTCCACTCGACGCGATCGCCCTGACGGAAGCCCTCGTCGCGATCGATTCGCGCAATCCCAGACTGGTGGCCGGCGCACCGGGTGAGGGGGCGTGCGCGCGATTCCTGGCGAGTGTGCTGAGCGGATGGGGATTCGCCGTTTCCGTCACCGATGTCGCGCCGGGTCGGCCCAACGTGCTGGCACGTATCGGGCCCAGTGGTCGGACACCATTGGTGCTGAACGGACATCTGGATGTGGTTGGCACTGACGGGATGATGCATGCGCCCTTCGATCCCATAACCGATGGTGATCGGTTGTACGGACGCGGCGCAACCGACATGAAGGGCGGCATCGCGGCCATGTGCGTGGCCGCCGCCCGCGCGGCCACGCGCGGCGCACTCGTCAGCGAAGTCATCGTTGCCGCCGTCTGCGACGAAGAATTCGAATCCATCGGGACGCGCGCGCTGCTGGCGGATGGACTGCAGGCGACCGGTGCCATTGTGACCGAACCCACGCGGTTGGCGGTGTGCCCGGCGCATAAGGGTTTCGCGTGGATCGAATTGGTGTTTCACGGTCATGCGGCACATGGCAGTCGCTACGACGTGGGCGTCGACGCGATACGGCACGCCGGCCTGCTGCTGGCCGCGCTCGATCAGTTCGAGCACCGCACGCTTTCGGCGCGTCGCCATCCGTTGCTGGGTCGGCCGTCCTTGCACGCTGCAATGATTGAAGGCGGGACGGGGTGGTCGACGTATGCGGAGCAGTGCACGCTGCGTATCGAGCGACGTACCATTCCCGGCGAGTCGGGCCACGATGCGCTGGCCGAAATCGATGCGCTGTGTGCGTCGCTGGCGGAATCGCATCCGACGTTTCGCGTGACCTCGCAGATTGCGTTCGCGCAGCCGCCGAGTGATCTGGCCGTCGATGCCCCGCTCACGCGAGCGGTGGTAACCGCGGCGGCCGCCGACGGATATCAGGCACCCATTGAGGGGCTCTCCTGCTGGACCGATGCGGCACTGTTCAATGCCGCGGGCATTCCCGCGCTCTGCTTCGGCCCCGGTGATATCGCCCGTGCGCACTCCGCACAGGAGTGGGTGGAGCGATCCCAGATTGAACGGGCCGCACAGGTATTGGAGCAGGTGTGTGCGGGATGGGGGCGAACGTCATGA
- a CDS encoding ribonuclease HI, which produces MTARYPLVAVYADESCLGNGKSGATPGGFGALVEWRRPDGVIQRFDLWASEPDTTNNRMALRSVIDTLHALSKKGNSLSVHFTTDSRYIVDGMNTWVRGWMARGWRRKDGVVENLELWQAAVESIARHECQWAWVKGHAGHPQNEYANHLATRAAAQQDASDGLIESTFEQWWADAPVKAGAIRNTLSPFPDPAAFTPAAALPVPAMVRRQG; this is translated from the coding sequence ATGACGGCGCGGTACCCGCTGGTGGCCGTCTACGCGGATGAATCGTGCCTGGGCAATGGCAAGAGCGGTGCGACGCCCGGCGGATTTGGCGCGCTGGTTGAATGGCGTCGCCCGGACGGAGTGATCCAGCGTTTCGATTTGTGGGCGTCGGAACCGGACACGACCAACAATCGGATGGCGTTGCGATCGGTGATCGATACGCTTCACGCGTTGTCGAAGAAAGGCAATTCGCTGTCGGTGCACTTCACCACCGACTCGCGCTACATCGTCGACGGCATGAACACCTGGGTGAGAGGCTGGATGGCCCGCGGCTGGCGACGCAAGGACGGTGTGGTGGAGAATCTCGAGTTGTGGCAGGCCGCGGTGGAGTCGATCGCTCGGCATGAATGCCAGTGGGCCTGGGTGAAGGGTCACGCGGGGCATCCGCAAAACGAGTATGCCAACCATCTGGCTACTCGAGCGGCGGCACAGCAGGACGCTTCCGATGGCCTGATCGAGTCGACTTTTGAACAATGGTGGGCCGACGCGCCGGTCAAGGCCGGCGCAATCCGGAACACACTGTCACCGTTTCCGGACCCCGCGGCATTTACGCCGGCCGCCGCGTTACCCGTGCCCGCGATGGTGCGTCGTCAGGGGTAG
- a CDS encoding zinc ribbon domain-containing protein, with translation MSPPTRSLDDLDRLAFRLARVIREQYPQLSTQGFTLIDLEERLLPFRETRREMADGGTESWERAMLRLLSGERDVISSEPDLRDACRQALGLPSPTLALVRTWSTSVLTLHRADAGGAVASNVRAHSAHGCRYCGGRLPEGRPSTFCAHCGLDLTKRQCPACSTELEAAWRFCVTCGRGAEGEILSTEYLVLST, from the coding sequence GTGAGTCCGCCAACCCGATCGCTGGACGACCTCGACCGGCTTGCCTTTCGACTGGCCCGCGTGATACGCGAACAGTATCCGCAGCTCAGCACGCAGGGATTCACGTTGATCGATCTCGAGGAGCGGCTGCTGCCGTTCCGCGAAACCCGTCGTGAGATGGCCGACGGGGGAACCGAGTCGTGGGAACGCGCCATGTTGCGTCTGTTGTCCGGCGAACGTGACGTCATTTCGAGCGAGCCGGACCTTCGTGATGCCTGCCGACAGGCGCTGGGGTTGCCGTCACCCACCTTGGCCCTGGTGCGCACGTGGTCGACCAGCGTGTTGACGCTGCACCGCGCCGACGCGGGCGGCGCGGTCGCATCAAACGTACGAGCACACTCGGCCCACGGATGCCGGTACTGCGGCGGTCGGTTGCCCGAAGGTCGGCCCTCCACATTCTGCGCCCATTGCGGCCTCGATCTGACCAAACGGCAGTGTCCGGCCTGCAGTACCGAACTCGAGGCGGCGTGGCGGTTTTGTGTGACGTGTGGGAGAGGAGCGGAAGGGGAGATACTGAGTACTGAGTACTTGGTACTGAGTACTTAG
- a CDS encoding dienelactone hydrolase family protein, protein MRIIWGTTAVATAMAVGFAAGRVQPVAAADEHSMHDMGPSTMPMAGFQQSAAIPASSTTAADRIAKSPRHAEWVSIKVGAADSVMAWVVYPERKDKAPVVIAIHENTGINTWTRSVADQLAADGFIGIAPDLTTMQRTGDLKADPTPDAGRAAIGAITPEMGNVMIDAVAKYGMALPAALPKYGIVGFCWGGGRSFSHATHAPGLAASVVYYGSPPNAEQMAAIKAPVLGLYGGSDARISATVPATDSIMKQLGKMYAFHIFEGAGHGFLRGQDQSPANLAAAQQAWPKTIAFFREKLGK, encoded by the coding sequence ATGCGCATCATTTGGGGTACGACCGCAGTCGCCACCGCCATGGCTGTTGGCTTTGCCGCAGGGCGCGTTCAACCGGTTGCCGCCGCCGACGAGCATTCCATGCACGACATGGGACCGTCGACAATGCCGATGGCCGGATTCCAGCAGTCGGCCGCGATTCCGGCATCGAGCACGACGGCCGCGGATCGTATCGCCAAGTCGCCCCGTCATGCGGAGTGGGTGTCCATCAAGGTCGGCGCCGCGGATAGTGTCATGGCTTGGGTGGTGTACCCCGAGCGCAAGGACAAGGCTCCGGTCGTCATCGCGATTCACGAGAACACGGGCATCAACACGTGGACGCGCTCGGTCGCCGATCAACTTGCCGCAGACGGGTTCATCGGCATTGCACCCGACCTCACCACCATGCAGCGCACCGGCGACCTGAAAGCGGATCCGACGCCCGATGCCGGTCGTGCGGCCATCGGAGCCATCACGCCCGAGATGGGAAACGTGATGATTGACGCGGTCGCCAAGTACGGGATGGCGCTGCCTGCAGCACTGCCGAAGTACGGTATCGTGGGATTTTGCTGGGGCGGCGGTCGTTCGTTCTCTCACGCCACCCATGCCCCGGGACTTGCCGCGTCAGTCGTGTACTACGGCTCCCCGCCCAACGCGGAACAGATGGCGGCCATCAAAGCACCGGTGCTCGGGCTATATGGCGGCAGTGATGCGCGCATCAGCGCTACGGTTCCGGCCACCGACTCGATCATGAAACAGCTGGGGAAGATGTATGCCTTTCACATCTTCGAGGGAGCCGGGCACGGGTTCCTGCGTGGGCAGGATCAGAGTCCAGCCAATCTCGCGGCCGCGCAACAGGCCTGGCCCAAAACGATTGCGTTCTTCCGGGAAAAACTGGGGAAGTGA
- a CDS encoding phytoene/squalene synthase family protein, with protein sequence MPLSNATRDAVVQRDAARFCQAILPAVSRTFALGIKVLPGPLGQAVLDAYLLCRIADTVEDALDMPPERKAELFDDFLAAFDSPAALRKFLDGVQSLQGDTAHLTLTHNCDLVLAHFAQLPVATQAMVRKWVAEMVVGMRKFVLLYPNGIRIQTVEEYKEYCYYVAGTVGYMLTDLWHEHSPSIGTRQYAILRERCRAFAEALQTVNILKDVAIDAEKENSVYVPEELLRAQGSTQSRILAPELIAKNREALAQLIQLAWHDLEEARNYLLLIPRRAVSIRLFCILPLLLAYATLRDLVQSTAMLKPGGSVKISRREVKSLLMTGAMLVMSNAGVRWLVARVRRRAFELGFA encoded by the coding sequence ATGCCGCTTTCAAACGCCACCCGCGACGCCGTGGTCCAACGGGATGCCGCACGCTTCTGCCAGGCCATCCTGCCGGCCGTCTCACGCACCTTTGCGCTGGGCATCAAGGTGCTGCCGGGTCCGCTGGGTCAGGCGGTGCTGGACGCCTATCTCCTGTGCCGGATCGCGGACACGGTGGAAGACGCCCTCGACATGCCGCCCGAACGCAAGGCCGAATTGTTCGACGACTTTCTGGCGGCCTTCGATTCACCGGCCGCACTGCGGAAATTCCTGGACGGCGTGCAGTCACTGCAAGGCGACACGGCGCACCTGACACTGACCCACAACTGCGACCTCGTGCTGGCGCACTTCGCCCAGTTGCCGGTGGCCACGCAGGCGATGGTGCGCAAATGGGTGGCCGAGATGGTGGTCGGCATGCGCAAGTTCGTGCTGCTGTACCCGAACGGCATTCGCATACAGACCGTCGAGGAGTACAAGGAGTACTGCTATTATGTCGCCGGTACCGTGGGCTATATGCTCACCGATCTGTGGCATGAGCATTCGCCAAGCATCGGTACGCGCCAGTATGCCATCCTGCGCGAGCGCTGTCGTGCCTTTGCTGAAGCGTTACAGACGGTCAACATCCTCAAGGATGTGGCCATCGACGCCGAGAAGGAGAACTCGGTGTATGTGCCCGAGGAACTCCTGCGCGCCCAGGGCAGCACGCAGAGTCGCATTCTAGCCCCTGAGCTGATCGCGAAGAACCGCGAAGCGCTGGCGCAGTTGATCCAGTTGGCCTGGCACGATCTGGAGGAAGCGCGCAACTATCTGCTGCTCATTCCGCGGCGGGCGGTGTCCATCCGACTGTTCTGCATTCTGCCGCTGTTGCTGGCCTACGCCACGCTGCGCGATCTGGTGCAGAGCACGGCCATGCTCAAACCCGGCGGATCGGTCAAGATCTCGCGTCGCGAAGTGAAGTCACTGCTGATGACCGGCGCGATGCTGGTGATGAGCAACGCGGGCGTGCGATGGCTGGTGGCACGAGTACGGCGCCGGGCGTTCGAACTGGGATTCGCGTAG